One segment of Syngnathus typhle isolate RoL2023-S1 ecotype Sweden linkage group LG9, RoL_Styp_1.0, whole genome shotgun sequence DNA contains the following:
- the idh1 gene encoding isocitrate dehydrogenase [NADP] cytoplasmic isoform X1, giving the protein MASKIKAGSVVEMQGDEMTRVIWELIKEKLIFPYLDLDLHSYDLGMENRDATDDRVTVEAAEAVRRYSVGIKCATITPDENRVEEFKLKNMWRSPNGTIRNILGGTVFREAIICRNIPRLVPGWVKPIIIGRHAHGDQYKATDFVVPGPGKVEMIYTPECGEQVKFVVHNFEGTGGVALGMYNTDKSIRDFAHSSFQMALVKCWPLYLSTKNTILKKYDGRFKDIFQEIYEKYARREYRAKFEAKGIWYEHRLIDDMVAQAMKSDGGFIWACKNYDGDVQSDSVAQGYGSLGMMTSVLICPDGRTVESEAAHGTVTRHYRQHQLGKETSTNPIASIFAWTRGLLHRAKLDSNVELRVFSEALEAVCVETIEAGFMTKDLAICIKGLPNVTRADYLNTFEFLDKLAENLKAKMANQPKL; this is encoded by the exons ATGGCTTCCAAAATCAAGGCCGGTTCTGTGGTGGAGATGCAGGGTGACGAAATGACCCGGGTCATCTGGGAGCTCATCAAGGAGAAGCTTATCTTCCCATACCTGGACCTTGACTTGCACAG TTACGACCTCGGAATGGAGAACCGCGACGCTACCGACGACCGCGTGACAGTGGAGGCAGCCGAGGCGGTGCGGCGCTACAGCGTGGGCATTAAGTGCGCCACCATCACGCCGGATGAGAATCGTGTCGAGGAGTTCAAGCTGAAGAATATGTGGCGCTCCCCCAACGGGACCATTCGGAACATACTGGGCGGCACCGTCTTCAGGGAAGCTATCATCTGTCGGAACATCCCCCGCTTGGTTCCCGGCTGGGTCAAGCCCATCATTATCGGCAGGCACGCCCATGGCGATCAG TACAAAGCCACCGACTTTGTGGTCCCCGGACCGGGCAAAGTGGAGATGATCTACACGCCCGAATGCGGAGAGCAGGTCAAGTTTGTTGTCCACAATTTTGAAG GCACGGGCGGCGTGGCGCTGGGCATGTACAATACAGACAAATCCATCAGGGATTTTGCTCACAGCTCCTTCCAGATGGCTCTGGTGAAATGCTGGCCTCTCTACCTCAGCACCAAGAATACCATCTTGAAGAAGTATGATGGGCGATTCAAAGATATTTTCCAGGAGATCTATGAGAAGTATGCACGCAG GGAATACCGAGCTAAGTTTGAGGCCAAAGGTATCTGGTACGAGCACCGTCTGATTGACGACATGGTGGCCCAGGCCATGAAGTCAGATGGAGGCTTCATTTGGGCCTGCAAGAACTACGACGGAGATGTACAATCTGACTCAGTGGCTCAAG GCTACGGCTCGCTGGGTATGATGACCAGTGTGCTGATCTGTCCTGACGGTCGGACCGTGGAGTCAGAGGCGGCGCACGGCACCGTAACGCGCCACTACAGGCAACACCAGCTGGGAAAAGAAACCTCCACCAACCCCATTG CCTCCATCTTTGCGTGGACTCGAGGTCTCCTCCATCGGGCCAAGCTAGATAGCAACGTGGAGCTGCGCGTCTTCTCGGAAGCCTTAGAGGCTGTTTGCGTTGAGACCATTGAGGCGGGCTTCATGACCAAGGATTTGGCCATCTGCATCAAGGGACTGCCAAA CGTGACACGCGCTGACTACCTGAACACCTTTGAGTTTCTGGACAAGCTGGCAGAGAACTTGAAGGCCAAGATGGCAAATCAGCCCAAGCTGTGA
- the idh1 gene encoding isocitrate dehydrogenase [NADP] cytoplasmic isoform X2: MASKIKAGSVVEMQGDEMTRVIWELIKEKLIFPYLDLDLHSYDLGMENRDATDDRVTVEAAEAVRRYSVGIKCATITPDENRVEEFKLKNMWRSPNGTIRNILGGTVFREAIICRNIPRLVPGWVKPIIIGRHAHGDQYKATDFVVPGPGKVEMIYTPECGEQVKFVVHNFEGTGGVALGMYNTDKSIRDFAHSSFQMALVKCWPLYLSTKNTILKKYDGRFKDIFQEIYEKEYRAKFEAKGIWYEHRLIDDMVAQAMKSDGGFIWACKNYDGDVQSDSVAQGYGSLGMMTSVLICPDGRTVESEAAHGTVTRHYRQHQLGKETSTNPIASIFAWTRGLLHRAKLDSNVELRVFSEALEAVCVETIEAGFMTKDLAICIKGLPNVTRADYLNTFEFLDKLAENLKAKMANQPKL; the protein is encoded by the exons ATGGCTTCCAAAATCAAGGCCGGTTCTGTGGTGGAGATGCAGGGTGACGAAATGACCCGGGTCATCTGGGAGCTCATCAAGGAGAAGCTTATCTTCCCATACCTGGACCTTGACTTGCACAG TTACGACCTCGGAATGGAGAACCGCGACGCTACCGACGACCGCGTGACAGTGGAGGCAGCCGAGGCGGTGCGGCGCTACAGCGTGGGCATTAAGTGCGCCACCATCACGCCGGATGAGAATCGTGTCGAGGAGTTCAAGCTGAAGAATATGTGGCGCTCCCCCAACGGGACCATTCGGAACATACTGGGCGGCACCGTCTTCAGGGAAGCTATCATCTGTCGGAACATCCCCCGCTTGGTTCCCGGCTGGGTCAAGCCCATCATTATCGGCAGGCACGCCCATGGCGATCAG TACAAAGCCACCGACTTTGTGGTCCCCGGACCGGGCAAAGTGGAGATGATCTACACGCCCGAATGCGGAGAGCAGGTCAAGTTTGTTGTCCACAATTTTGAAG GCACGGGCGGCGTGGCGCTGGGCATGTACAATACAGACAAATCCATCAGGGATTTTGCTCACAGCTCCTTCCAGATGGCTCTGGTGAAATGCTGGCCTCTCTACCTCAGCACCAAGAATACCATCTTGAAGAAGTATGATGGGCGATTCAAAGATATTTTCCAGGAGATCTATGAGAA GGAATACCGAGCTAAGTTTGAGGCCAAAGGTATCTGGTACGAGCACCGTCTGATTGACGACATGGTGGCCCAGGCCATGAAGTCAGATGGAGGCTTCATTTGGGCCTGCAAGAACTACGACGGAGATGTACAATCTGACTCAGTGGCTCAAG GCTACGGCTCGCTGGGTATGATGACCAGTGTGCTGATCTGTCCTGACGGTCGGACCGTGGAGTCAGAGGCGGCGCACGGCACCGTAACGCGCCACTACAGGCAACACCAGCTGGGAAAAGAAACCTCCACCAACCCCATTG CCTCCATCTTTGCGTGGACTCGAGGTCTCCTCCATCGGGCCAAGCTAGATAGCAACGTGGAGCTGCGCGTCTTCTCGGAAGCCTTAGAGGCTGTTTGCGTTGAGACCATTGAGGCGGGCTTCATGACCAAGGATTTGGCCATCTGCATCAAGGGACTGCCAAA CGTGACACGCGCTGACTACCTGAACACCTTTGAGTTTCTGGACAAGCTGGCAGAGAACTTGAAGGCCAAGATGGCAAATCAGCCCAAGCTGTGA